From Xyrauchen texanus isolate HMW12.3.18 unplaced genomic scaffold, RBS_HiC_50CHRs HiC_scaffold_326, whole genome shotgun sequence, the proteins below share one genomic window:
- the ucp3 gene encoding mitochondrial uncoupling protein 3: protein MVGIKPSDLPPTTMVKFFGAGTAGCFADLVTFPLDTAKVRLQIQGESKATSELAAVKYRGVFGTITTMVRTEGARSLYNGLVAGLQRQMSFASVRIGLYDSMKQFYTRGSENAGIVTRLLAGSTTGAMAVALAQPTDVVKVRFQAQVRQADGIKRYNGTMDAYRTIARDEGVRGLWKGCMPNITRNAIVNCAELVTYDIIKELILKYDLMTDNLPCHFTAAFGAGFCTTIVASPIDVVKTRFMNSSAGQYSSALNCALTMVTKEGPAAFYKGFVPSFLRLGSWNIVMFVSYEQIKRLMTRMQNSWESPF from the exons ATGGTTGGAATCAAACCCAGCGACTTGCCACCAACCACCATGGTCAAGTTTTTCGGAGCTGGAACGGCAGGATGTTTTGCTGACTTAGTTACTTTTCCCCTGGACACAGCCAAAGTGAGGCTTCAG ATCCAGGGAGAGTCAAAAGCCACCTCAGAATTGGCAGCAGTGAAATATCGCGGAGTGTTTGGCACCATAACCACTATGGTGCGAACAGAGGGCGCAAGGAGTTTGTACAACGGTCTGGTTGCAGGACTGCAACGACAGATGAGCTTTGCATCTGTTCGTATTGGTCTTTATGACTCCATGAAACAATTCTACACCAGAGGATCTGAGA ATGCAGGAATTGTAACTCGCCTGCTGGCAGGCTCCACCACCGGTGCCATGGCTGTAGCTTTGGCACAGCCTACAGATGTTGTAAAAGTACGTTTCCAAGCTCAAGTGCGTCAGGCAGATGGAATAAAGAGATATAATGGCACAATGGATGCATATCGAACTATCGCCCGTGATGAGGGTGTTCGTGGGCTCTGGAAAG GCTGTATGCCAAACATCACAAGGAATGCAATTGTGAACTGTGCAGAGTTGGTCACTTATGACATTATCAAGGAACTCATTCTGAAATATGATCTCATGACAG ATAACTTACCCTGCCACTTTACCGCTGCATTTGGTGCTGGTTTCTGCACAACGATTGTGGCATCTCCGATAGACGTGGTAAAAACCCGCTTCATGAACTCATCTGCAGGCCAGTATAGCAGTGCACTTAACTGTGCTCTCACTATGGTGACCAAAGAGGGACCAGCAGCTTTTTATAAGGG CTTTGTGCCCTCTTTCCTTCGGCTGGGATCTTGGAACATTGTGATGTTTGTCTCTTATGAACAAATCAAGAGATTGATGACTAGAATGCAGAACTCATGGGAATCACCATTCTGA